From one Labeo rohita strain BAU-BD-2019 chromosome 8, IGBB_LRoh.1.0, whole genome shotgun sequence genomic stretch:
- the LOC127169642 gene encoding LOW QUALITY PROTEIN: uncharacterized protein LOC127169642 (The sequence of the model RefSeq protein was modified relative to this genomic sequence to represent the inferred CDS: substituted 1 base at 1 genomic stop codon), whose translation MLSPLYSSRQXLIMLSSVDKLAAWVLTGFLAILTIFFNMYLLLINQRNYRKSAKHRLNPADFIITAISVASISLQVLTYFWQTMDVIDTVCRISLAGAILLVLIFSVKFIIFWSTAFLTFYYGTKLVVEPVHCYTRIQEAIVKHVHTVLAVIVVSGFTNCVPLLSVLTYYNGTSSGLSDCGSIMPTDTTGLAYVFYYVIISDIVPGIIMVKCSISISYHLAKHLLEMKASTNGAHGPKLGTQMRVIKMTLSLVVVFVIFVIVDIFTQMTVVLKRQNTLALTILFASIYTTVSAFVLVYGKKSYWKELIATYNLFLDEYPCLSSMKVEEVKTEPHEHSHGH comes from the coding sequence ATGTTGAGCCCACTGTACTCATCCAGACAGTGATTGATCATGCTATCATCCGTGGACAAACTCGCGGCCTGGGTTCTGACCGGCTTCTTGGCGATTCTCACCATCTTCTTCAACATGTACCTTCTTCTGATCAACCAGAGGAACTACCGGAAGAGCGCCAAACACAGATTGAACCCGGCCGACTTCATCATCACGGCCATCTCCGTGGCCAGCATCTCTCTGCAGGTTCTTACGTACTTCTGGCAGACAATGGATGTGATCGACACCGTGTGCCGCATCAGCCTAGCGGGGGCCATCCTGCTGGTGCTCATCTTCAGCGTCAAGTTCATCATATTCTGGAGCACGGCCTTCCTGACCTTCTACTACGGCACTAAACTGGTGGTGGAGCCCGTCCACTGCTACACACGCATCCAGGAGGCCATCGTCAAACATGTCCACACGGTTCTGGCGGTGATCGTCGTGAGCGGCTTCACCAATTGTGTTCCATTGCTGAGCGTGTTGACCTACTACAACGGTACCAGCAGTGGCTTGAGTGACTGCGGATCCATCATGCCCACCGACACGACCGGACTCGCATACGTCTTCTACTACGTGATCATCTCCGACATCGTTCCCGGAATCATAATGGTCAAATGCAGCATTTCCATCTCATACCACCTGGCGAAACATCTTCTGGAGATGAAGGCCAGCACCAACGGCGCCCACGGGCCCAAGCTCGGCACGCAGATGCGGGTCATCAAGATGACTCTCAGTTTAGTGGTTGTGTTCGTCATCTTTGTGATCGTGGACATCTTCACGCAGATGACGGTGGTGCTCAAGAGGCAGAACACACTGGCTCTAACCATTCTCTTCGCCAGCATCTACACCACGGTCAGCGCATTTGTGCTGGTTTATGGGAAGAAAAGCTACTGGAAGGAACTGATTGCAACGTATAACCTCTTTTTAGACGAGTACCCTTGTTTGAGCAGCATGAAGGTGGAAGAGGTCAAAACAGAACCGCATGAGCATAGCCATGGGCACTAA
- the vsig8b gene encoding V-set and immunoglobulin domain-containing protein 8b: protein MRKFWFNFSLPLAALYITAVCLNHAALTLAVQVTSSGPQTIKKAQGESVTLGCTYSLDASDVGDLDIEWTRVSQDMTQKDELILSYTGGKQYQLGSPDLMSRLKFVTDPSRGDATVSFSSLKASDTATYQCKVKKTPGIDSRKVTLVVLVRPSPPKCWVEGSEEKGGTVSLRCKSSQGSSPLKYAWKKESGNLPPTATPNPQTGELLIRNHSESYTGRYLCEVSNEVGAEQCTYALQAYNPTNKVGVIMGAVIGALLLLLLLLLLIWLLICCCNKRRYEKEIANEIREDAAAPESRPGSRNSSFRSVLNYRVHPGIHYSSVGKADVTRAASGRSSTHTERSRVQREASMLASDHRPPLRYDSKYGYPV from the exons ATGAGAAAGTTCTGGTTTAACTTCTCCCTACCTTTGGCTGCATTATACATCACTGCAGTATGTCTAAATCATGCAG CTCTTACTTTGGCCGTACAGGTGACATCCTCAGGACCGCAGACAATCAAGAAAGCCCAGGGGGAGAGTGTTACTCTGGGTTGCACATACTCCTTGGATGCCTCAGATGTCGGAGACCTGGACATTGAGTGGACACGCGTCAGTCAAGACATGACCCAGAAAGATGAGCTG ATCTTATCCTACACTGGAGGGAAACAGTACCAGCTAGGAAGCCCAGACCTGATGAGTCGCTTGAAGTTTGTTACCGACCCGAGCCGCGGCGACGCCACGGTCAGCTTTTCCAGCCTCAAGGCCTCGGACACGGCCACGTACCAGTGCAAAGTGAAGAAGACACCCGGCATCGATTCGAGGAAAGTCACTTTAGTAGTGCTGG TACGACCTTCGCCCCCGAAATGCTGGGTGGAAGGTAGCGAGGAGAAGGGCGGAACCGTTTCGCTCCGCTGCAAATCTTCCCAGGGTTCATCTCCTCTAAAATATGCATGGAAGAAAGAAAGCGGAAACCTGCCACCAACCGCGACACCGA ATCCCCAGACAGGAGAGCTGCTAATCAGAAACCACAGCGAGAGCTACACAGGGAGGTACCTCTGTGAGGTCAGCAATGAAGTAGGAGCTGAGCAATGCACATACGCCCTTCAAGCATATAACC CAACCAATAAAGTGGGAGTGATTATGGGAGCTGTGATTGGTGCATTGCTGTTGCTGCTCCTCCTCCTTTTGCTAATCTGGctcctgatttgctgctgcAACAAGCGGCGCTATGAAAAAGAGATCGCTAATGAGATCAG GGAGGACGCTGCAGCTCCGGAGAGTCGCCCGGGAAGCCGCAACTCCAGCTTCCGTTCTGTACTGAACTACCGCGTCCATCCTGGGATCCATTACAGCTCTGTTGGTAAAGCCGATGTCACACGGGCCGCATCCGGTCGCAGCAGTACCCACACCGAACGCAGCAGGGTCCAAAGGGAAGCCAGCATGCTTGCGTCTGATCACAGGCCTCCGCTCAGATATGACAGCAAATACGGATACCCAGTATAA